A single Ostreibacterium oceani DNA region contains:
- a CDS encoding NADH:flavin oxidoreductase/NADH oxidase family protein gives MEYANMIQCAFKLPNGTVLRNRLVKSAMSEALGDRFNNPTQGLVNLFARWSKGGAGLLITGNTPVDRCHLEHAGNFVLDCQSDMARARQLATAAKSGGSVALVQLAHAGRQTPELINPHPLSMSSLRLNLPGFGTPKVATESDFEDVVRKFTKSAALAKEAGFDGVQIHAAHGYLLSSSLSPRINTRDDRWGGSLKNRARLVLAVVRAVRVEVGDDFILATKLNSSDFQKGGFTHEDSIEVAKMLQNEGIDFLEISGGNFEAPASYQYKTKQSTIEREAYFLDYARDIKAVLNIPVMVTGGFRSALVMNNALSSGATDLIGMGRPFIVDPEFPTKLLNGSIEMAPAVERDFPPAEELPRNAALNWFCHQLALHGENGDSDIAVSVIDGHENYLAAIKFLTDRFLAARVL, from the coding sequence ATGGAGTATGCCAATATGATTCAATGCGCGTTCAAACTACCCAATGGTACCGTCCTACGTAATCGTCTCGTTAAGTCGGCGATGTCCGAAGCATTGGGAGATCGATTCAACAATCCGACGCAAGGCCTTGTCAACCTTTTTGCTCGCTGGAGCAAGGGCGGCGCTGGACTTTTAATTACGGGTAATACACCAGTCGATCGTTGCCATCTGGAGCATGCGGGTAATTTTGTGCTGGACTGTCAATCAGATATGGCGCGGGCACGGCAGCTGGCGACAGCGGCAAAAAGTGGTGGCTCGGTGGCGCTCGTACAGTTAGCCCACGCGGGTCGGCAAACACCAGAGCTGATTAATCCTCACCCGCTGTCGATGTCCAGCCTTCGCCTTAATCTCCCAGGATTTGGGACACCAAAAGTCGCAACTGAGTCTGATTTCGAGGACGTGGTTAGGAAGTTTACGAAATCAGCGGCATTGGCGAAAGAGGCTGGATTTGACGGCGTACAAATCCACGCAGCGCATGGATATCTGTTGAGTTCGTCGCTGTCGCCAAGGATAAATACTCGTGATGATCGCTGGGGTGGGTCTCTGAAAAATCGGGCACGACTCGTACTTGCGGTAGTTCGAGCGGTGCGTGTCGAAGTCGGAGACGATTTTATTCTAGCCACTAAGTTGAATTCATCGGATTTCCAAAAGGGCGGGTTCACTCATGAGGACAGTATCGAAGTTGCCAAGATGCTGCAGAATGAAGGTATCGATTTTCTGGAAATTTCAGGCGGGAACTTTGAGGCACCTGCCTCGTATCAGTATAAAACTAAGCAAAGCACCATCGAGCGTGAAGCCTATTTCCTAGACTATGCTCGCGACATTAAAGCGGTACTTAACATACCTGTCATGGTTACTGGCGGATTTCGCTCGGCTTTAGTGATGAACAATGCATTGTCTAGTGGCGCGACCGATTTGATAGGAATGGGGCGTCCGTTTATTGTTGATCCTGAGTTTCCGACAAAGCTGTTGAATGGCTCAATTGAAATGGCTCCAGCCGTAGAGCGAGATTTTCCTCCTGCTGAGGAACTGCCCAGAAATGCCGCCCTAAATTGGTTTTGCCACCAGCTAGCGCTTCACGGTGAAAATGGTGACTCAGATATCGCGGTATCTGTCATCGACGGTCATGAGAACTATCTGGCAGCGATTAAATTTTTAACAGATCGTTTTCTTGCTGCTCGAGTATTATAA
- a CDS encoding ArsR/SmtB family transcription factor — MKIEIALVALNNPVRRQILVWLKDRSNFPSALPEHRNLEGVCVGYIQDKAGLSQSTISNYMGILKQAGLVKSERHGKWTFYRRDEDTIRQFITAFREEIL, encoded by the coding sequence ATGAAAATAGAAATCGCCTTAGTGGCACTCAACAACCCCGTGCGGCGTCAAATTCTCGTCTGGCTTAAAGACAGGTCAAACTTTCCTTCTGCGTTGCCCGAGCACAGAAATTTGGAAGGAGTTTGCGTCGGCTATATTCAGGATAAGGCTGGGCTGTCGCAGTCAACGATCTCGAACTACATGGGTATATTAAAACAAGCGGGTTTGGTGAAGTCAGAACGTCACGGCAAATGGACTTTTTATCGTCGTGACGAAGATACCATCCGTCAATTTATAACCGCCTTTAGAGAAGAGATTTTGTAA
- the panD gene encoding aspartate 1-decarboxylase has product MRFYMHAKIHKATVTQADVAYVGSITIDKALLNATGLAAHEKVLVVSNTSGARLETYIIEGEENSGIISMNGAAAHLIKAGEEIIIIGFELADKAPKAKAILVDKDNRVLRDMNE; this is encoded by the coding sequence ATGCGGTTTTATATGCACGCCAAAATACACAAAGCGACCGTGACACAAGCCGATGTTGCCTACGTCGGCAGTATCACGATTGACAAAGCCTTATTAAACGCAACTGGGTTAGCCGCTCATGAAAAAGTGCTTGTCGTTAGCAATACCTCGGGCGCACGGCTAGAAACGTATATTATCGAAGGCGAAGAAAATTCAGGCATAATCAGTATGAATGGCGCGGCAGCGCATTTGATAAAGGCTGGCGAAGAAATCATCATTATCGGTTTTGAGTTGGCAGACAAAGCCCCCAAAGCCAAAGCGATATTGGTGGATAAGGACAATCGCGTCCTCCGTGATATGAATGAATAA
- the fabG gene encoding 3-oxoacyl-ACP reductase FabG — protein sequence MTNEKPAEYPVVLVTGASRGIGATILEVMGKNGATVLGTATSESGVSAINERIKAQGLSGKGYVLNVADATSIEQCLAAIETDFGGIAVLVNNAGITRDNLLMRLKDEDWDAVIQTNLTSVYRLSKAVLRPMMKQKFGRIINIASVVGVTGNPGQTNYAAAKAGVIGFSKSLAREVASRGITVNTIAPGFIQTDMTAALSDEQKAELAKNIPAAKLGAAADIAHAVKFLASPEAGYVTGETLHINGGMYMG from the coding sequence ATGACAAACGAAAAACCAGCTGAGTACCCTGTTGTATTAGTCACTGGCGCAAGCCGTGGAATTGGTGCAACGATTTTAGAGGTAATGGGCAAAAATGGCGCGACTGTACTGGGTACAGCCACGTCAGAAAGTGGGGTGTCCGCCATTAATGAGCGGATTAAAGCCCAAGGGCTAAGCGGCAAAGGCTATGTGCTTAATGTCGCTGATGCGACGTCTATTGAACAATGCCTCGCCGCGATTGAGACCGATTTTGGCGGCATTGCGGTATTGGTCAATAATGCGGGCATTACACGCGATAATTTGCTGATGCGACTAAAAGACGAAGACTGGGACGCCGTTATCCAGACGAATTTAACCTCGGTTTATCGCTTATCAAAAGCCGTATTGCGCCCGATGATGAAGCAAAAATTTGGTCGGATTATCAATATTGCATCGGTTGTCGGGGTAACTGGCAACCCTGGGCAGACGAATTATGCCGCGGCCAAAGCGGGTGTTATTGGGTTTAGCAAGTCTCTCGCGCGCGAGGTTGCCTCTAGAGGGATTACGGTTAATACGATTGCACCAGGATTTATTCAGACCGATATGACGGCCGCGTTATCCGATGAGCAAAAAGCCGAATTGGCGAAAAACATCCCTGCGGCCAAACTAGGTGCGGCGGCGGATATTGCGCATGCGGTTAAATTCCTTGCTTCGCCTGAAGCGGGTTATGTCACGGGTGAAACACTGCATATCAATGGCGGTATGTACATGGGCTAA
- a CDS encoding ACP S-malonyltransferase: MTQRIALVFPGQGSQSVGMMQSLYNQYETVRQTYAEANEVLGFDLWQMTAEGPAESLNETINTQPAMLTAGVAAYRALNETFAISPQLLAGHSLGEYTALVASGQLTFAEALRLARKRAECMQAAVPQGQGAMAAILGLEITHIRQVCEDISNANKEANQQVNQGANQGANQGANQGANQGANQGVWAANDNAPGQTVIAGHATAVAQACEALKQAGAKRALALPVSVPSHCPLMASAAEAMKSAFLMATWTPAKVPVVHNVDVAIHANTADIISALSKQLIAPVRWVETVQYFADEQIDLVVEVGPGKVLAGLNKRINKEMPAFCVHDQETLESLADLLK; encoded by the coding sequence ATGACTCAACGTATCGCGCTCGTTTTTCCAGGGCAAGGCTCTCAGTCAGTGGGTATGATGCAATCGCTTTATAATCAGTATGAAACGGTTCGCCAAACGTATGCAGAAGCCAATGAGGTATTAGGATTTGATTTATGGCAGATGACGGCCGAAGGCCCAGCCGAATCGCTAAATGAAACCATTAATACACAGCCCGCCATGCTAACGGCTGGGGTTGCGGCCTACCGTGCCCTTAATGAGACATTCGCTATTTCACCACAGTTATTAGCAGGTCATAGCTTGGGCGAATATACTGCGCTGGTCGCATCGGGTCAGTTAACCTTTGCTGAGGCATTGCGATTAGCACGAAAACGTGCTGAATGCATGCAAGCCGCCGTGCCACAGGGGCAAGGTGCAATGGCCGCTATTTTAGGCTTAGAAATTACCCATATTCGCCAGGTCTGTGAGGATATTTCAAATGCCAATAAAGAAGCTAATCAACAAGTCAATCAAGGCGCTAATCAAGGCGCTAATCAAGGTGCGAATCAAGGTGCGAATCAAGGTGCGAATCAAGGCGTTTGGGCAGCCAATGATAATGCACCAGGGCAAACGGTAATTGCAGGTCACGCGACTGCGGTGGCGCAAGCCTGCGAAGCACTAAAGCAAGCGGGTGCAAAGCGGGCGTTGGCCTTGCCCGTTTCTGTGCCGTCGCATTGCCCTTTGATGGCAAGCGCTGCCGAGGCGATGAAGTCGGCTTTTTTAATGGCGACTTGGACGCCCGCAAAAGTGCCTGTTGTACATAATGTGGACGTTGCTATCCACGCTAATACCGCAGACATTATTAGCGCACTATCCAAACAGCTCATTGCGCCTGTACGCTGGGTAGAGACGGTGCAATATTTTGCCGATGAGCAAATTGATTTAGTTGTTGAGGTCGGGCCAGGCAAGGTGTTGGCAGGCTTAAATAAGCGAATTAATAAAGAAATGCCTGCTTTTTGTGTGCACGATCAAGAAACTTTGGAAAGTCTTGCAGACTTGCTAAAATAA
- a CDS encoding beta-ketoacyl-ACP synthase III — MTTRSYIQGTGSYLPKTIVTNEDLSKTLDTSDEWIVSRTGISQRHIAGDNESTSDMAEHAARLAIADAGLTPDAIDLIIVATTTPTHIFPSCASGLQKRLGTQVCPAFDVQAVCSGFIYALDIADKYIKTNQAKHALVVGSETMSKILNWSDRNTCVLFGDGAGAVVLSASESEEGLISSKLYADGAFKELLWVPNGVSYQHSDERIDDYIQMSGSEVFKVAVSKLRDLVEQVTAGTDYGSHQIDKLVPHQANIRIIKAVAEKLHLPMEKVVSTVALHANTSAASIPLALDCAVKAKQIKRGDLLFMEAFGGGFTWGGALLRF, encoded by the coding sequence ATGACGACACGAAGCTATATCCAAGGGACGGGGAGTTACCTGCCAAAAACAATCGTGACAAACGAAGATCTGTCGAAAACCTTAGACACGTCTGACGAGTGGATTGTTTCAAGAACAGGTATTTCGCAACGCCATATTGCAGGCGATAATGAATCCACTAGCGATATGGCAGAGCACGCCGCACGGCTTGCGATTGCTGATGCTGGGCTGACGCCCGACGCAATTGATTTAATTATCGTCGCGACCACCACGCCAACCCATATTTTCCCTAGCTGTGCCAGCGGGCTGCAAAAACGTCTAGGTACGCAGGTTTGCCCTGCATTTGATGTGCAGGCGGTTTGCTCGGGATTTATCTACGCACTGGATATTGCAGATAAGTATATCAAGACAAACCAAGCAAAGCATGCATTAGTCGTTGGTTCAGAAACGATGTCAAAAATTTTAAATTGGTCAGACCGCAATACTTGTGTGCTATTTGGTGATGGCGCAGGGGCTGTTGTGTTGTCCGCGAGTGAAAGCGAAGAAGGCTTAATTAGCAGCAAACTCTATGCCGATGGTGCGTTTAAGGAATTATTGTGGGTGCCTAACGGGGTGTCTTATCAGCACTCTGATGAGCGCATTGATGATTATATTCAGATGTCAGGCTCAGAGGTTTTTAAAGTGGCGGTATCTAAGCTCCGTGATTTGGTTGAACAAGTCACTGCTGGGACAGACTACGGCAGTCATCAAATCGACAAGTTAGTCCCGCACCAAGCCAATATCCGAATCATCAAAGCGGTTGCCGAAAAATTACATTTGCCGATGGAAAAAGTCGTGAGTACAGTGGCGCTTCATGCCAACACATCGGCTGCTTCTATCCCGTTGGCGCTAGATTGTGCTGTCAAGGCAAAGCAAATAAAGCGCGGCGATTTGTTGTTCATGGAAGCTTTCGGCGGTGGGTTTACGTGGGGCGGTGCATTATTGCGATTTTAA
- the plsX gene encoding phosphate acyltransferase PlsX: MQKLAQESSTIAIDAMGGDAGTEVIVAAAGAVLAAEKHLDLILVGDQQRIERALTQAGLLQHPAIRVKHTTEVIQSDDSPASVLRSKKDASMRVAIELVASGEADACVSAGNTGALMALARYILKMLPDIDRPAICTTVPNKYGHVHWLDLGANVDSDAAQLMQFAVMGSALCSVVDGKASPEVGLLNNGSEAIKGNEQVKAAAQLIQNSPLNYCGFIEGNDIYNGRVDVIVCDGFVGNIALKTSEGLAHFIQSLLKEQFTRNALTKMAAFVAKPVLRAVVDKIDPRRYNGASLLGLNGIVIKSHGNADKDAFANAIKIASVEVKKQLPDKIRGMLAQYAVANMPEANLSENNMPETTATNSDLNLHSVSASD; encoded by the coding sequence ATGCAAAAATTGGCGCAGGAGAGCTCAACGATTGCGATTGATGCAATGGGGGGCGATGCTGGCACAGAGGTTATTGTCGCTGCTGCTGGTGCTGTTTTAGCAGCCGAAAAGCACCTCGATTTGATTTTAGTTGGGGATCAGCAGCGGATTGAGCGTGCATTGACGCAAGCGGGTCTTTTGCAGCATCCAGCCATTCGCGTTAAACACACCACAGAAGTCATTCAATCGGACGACTCGCCTGCATCGGTATTGAGAAGCAAAAAGGATGCGTCCATGCGGGTTGCGATTGAATTGGTGGCAAGTGGTGAAGCCGATGCCTGCGTTAGCGCAGGTAATACGGGTGCCCTGATGGCGTTGGCGCGTTATATTCTCAAAATGCTACCCGACATCGATCGCCCCGCGATTTGTACCACCGTGCCAAATAAATATGGGCACGTTCATTGGTTGGATTTGGGTGCGAATGTGGATAGTGATGCCGCGCAGCTAATGCAATTTGCGGTGATGGGCAGTGCGCTGTGCTCTGTTGTGGATGGAAAGGCCTCACCAGAGGTTGGGCTGTTGAATAATGGCTCCGAAGCCATCAAAGGTAACGAACAAGTAAAAGCTGCCGCGCAACTCATTCAAAATAGCCCATTGAATTATTGTGGATTTATCGAAGGGAACGATATTTATAATGGGCGCGTTGATGTGATTGTTTGCGACGGGTTTGTGGGCAATATTGCCTTAAAAACCAGCGAAGGATTAGCGCATTTCATTCAAAGCCTGCTCAAAGAACAATTTACGCGTAATGCCTTGACAAAAATGGCGGCGTTTGTTGCAAAACCCGTATTGCGTGCTGTCGTTGATAAGATTGATCCACGCCGCTATAATGGTGCGTCATTGCTTGGATTAAATGGTATCGTCATCAAAAGTCACGGTAATGCCGACAAAGACGCGTTTGCAAACGCGATTAAAATTGCGTCTGTTGAGGTTAAAAAACAGCTTCCAGATAAGATACGTGGTATGCTAGCGCAGTACGCTGTCGCCAATATGCCTGAAGCGAACCTATCTGAAAACAACATGCCTGAAACGACAGCGACAAATTCAGATTTAAATTTACATTCAGTATCAGCATCGGATTAA
- the rpmF gene encoding 50S ribosomal protein L32 gives MAVQKSKKSPSRKGMRRAHDALKGNTLSVDNASGELHHRHHVTKDGFYKGKQIIAPKAQTEITQDDIDA, from the coding sequence ATGGCTGTACAAAAAAGTAAGAAATCCCCCTCGAGAAAAGGCATGCGACGTGCCCACGATGCATTAAAGGGCAATACGCTTTCCGTAGACAATGCCTCAGGCGAGTTGCACCATAGGCACCATGTGACTAAAGATGGATTTTATAAAGGCAAGCAGATTATCGCACCAAAAGCACAAACTGAAATAACCCAAGACGATATCGACGCTTAA
- a CDS encoding YceD family protein encodes MSDMLPLIIDPWALYRHGSTIVGKLPLAEMPYLLASQNRDSGEAAVSLSVVQRDDGEVVITGQASIDVVLDCQRCLEPMTLTLAVDLHLVLLKHEKRLETIEEDAVVCQDMLELAPLIEQEFILVLPIVAKHENCELAYQNIKLNKRENPFANLKDLLN; translated from the coding sequence ATGTCTGACATGTTGCCATTGATTATCGACCCTTGGGCGCTTTATCGTCATGGGAGTACTATTGTCGGGAAGCTGCCACTGGCAGAAATGCCCTATCTCTTGGCATCGCAAAATCGTGATAGTGGTGAGGCGGCGGTCAGTTTGTCGGTCGTCCAGCGCGATGATGGCGAGGTAGTGATAACAGGGCAGGCATCGATTGACGTGGTGCTTGACTGTCAACGCTGTCTTGAGCCGATGACATTAACGTTGGCTGTTGATTTGCATTTAGTTTTGCTAAAGCACGAGAAACGGCTAGAAACCATTGAAGAAGATGCGGTTGTTTGCCAAGATATGCTAGAATTGGCACCGCTGATTGAGCAAGAATTTATTTTGGTGTTACCGATAGTTGCTAAACACGAGAATTGTGAACTAGCTTATCAAAATATCAAGCTAAATAAGCGGGAAAACCCGTTTGCAAATTTGAAAGATTTATTGAATTAG
- the hemE gene encoding uroporphyrinogen decarboxylase produces MPPLQNDRLIRALLRQPVDRTPIWVMRQAGRYLPEYRQLRAQAGSFMALCQNPELACEVTLQPLARFDLDAAILFSDILTIPDAMGLGLYFSPNEGPMFERTITCEKDLLQLKPIDPNQDLRYVMDAVSTIRRALQNRIPLIGFAGSPWTLATYMIDGGGASKKGFPKAQTMLYSNPKLLHALLDKLVDAVSDYLVAQIEAGAQALMIFDTWGGLLTPAAYETFSQQKMAEIVARLPKNHDGQRIPVVLFTKGGMRNLPGFVAAGTDAIGLDWTADLSDAKAIVGNQLALQGNLNPNILLSSSETIETEVKKVLASYGNVHSGQGHVFNLGHGITPDVPPENMAALIEAVKQHSPQYHQTN; encoded by the coding sequence ATGCCACCACTACAAAACGACCGTTTAATTCGCGCTTTGCTCCGCCAACCTGTTGACCGCACGCCTATCTGGGTCATGCGCCAAGCTGGGCGATACCTCCCTGAATACAGACAATTGCGCGCCCAAGCGGGCAGCTTTATGGCGCTATGCCAAAACCCCGAACTTGCCTGCGAGGTCACCTTACAACCGTTAGCACGATTTGATTTGGATGCCGCCATTTTATTTTCTGATATTCTCACGATTCCTGACGCGATGGGACTAGGGCTTTATTTTTCGCCTAACGAAGGCCCTATGTTCGAGCGCACGATTACCTGCGAAAAAGACCTCTTGCAACTCAAACCCATCGACCCTAATCAGGATTTACGTTATGTCATGGATGCCGTTTCAACCATTCGTCGCGCACTACAAAACCGTATTCCACTGATTGGTTTTGCGGGCTCACCTTGGACGCTCGCCACTTATATGATTGATGGCGGTGGCGCCAGCAAAAAAGGCTTCCCCAAAGCCCAAACCATGCTTTATAGCAACCCTAAACTGCTGCATGCATTATTAGACAAGCTAGTCGACGCGGTGAGCGACTATCTGGTCGCACAAATTGAAGCAGGCGCTCAAGCTTTGATGATTTTTGATACGTGGGGCGGCCTATTAACCCCTGCCGCTTACGAGACCTTCTCTCAGCAAAAAATGGCTGAAATCGTTGCCAGACTCCCAAAAAACCACGATGGACAGCGCATTCCTGTTGTTCTATTTACCAAGGGTGGGATGCGCAACTTGCCTGGTTTTGTTGCCGCTGGCACCGATGCAATTGGACTAGATTGGACCGCTGACTTGTCTGATGCCAAAGCTATCGTTGGTAACCAGTTAGCACTTCAAGGCAACTTAAACCCCAATATACTGCTCTCTTCATCCGAGACCATTGAAACAGAAGTCAAAAAGGTATTAGCAAGCTATGGCAACGTCCACTCTGGACAAGGGCATGTCTTTAATTTAGGGCATGGTATCACGCCTGATGTGCCGCCTGAGAACATGGCGGCACTGATTGAGGCCGTCAAGCAACACAGCCCACAGTACCATCAAACGAATTAA
- a CDS encoding LTA synthase family protein — protein sequence MGKKIAINALLFWPAIALLGAMAYRAYSVEGMLGDYTRCQGCFVEWTLISDATVVAAIFTLLWLSFWAKQRVIRLSLRMTALLVTLLYLADIVAIKLFNSRLNSYDIKTYFDPSTVVEFLHLDTRLLLLLCLIMVTSAIVLILWQHSHRGLKYLTGLLAMISWGASAIPIKESYVHDVYYRNFISVNLDHGSSKSYSTDYIAALDRKYPNSGCTSCEFSDATHRPNVIVLVVESLSMYHSQLFSGINDWTPNIDAIAKENRYFTNFHANTFRSSHGLIALASGYPTMVPIKPFLQQKPVEGYRNIDYTLPKFLSAVGYETAFLKAGVLSSSDSDLFAQSMGFDVIEGSEYPGYQGADRYQFDSVEDLVFYRRVVDYAQTAQAPYFVMAVTVTSHLPFVVPKTRELDQEKTMRYVDTAVKTLYDDLVKNNFFEDGVLIITADHRAMTPISAAEIDQFGLGAASLVPLIVVGGDFSSGAQTALVQQNDLLNSLVSWLSPDCEKPHMGSFLREQPKSAQCVYHSRGDRRDAINVFCGQESGAIKFAGDDTRLVSGRLTDESDIIDYVNFRRIQLTRRAQAEASSAEVSNVEASSKVTRQATFANEICF from the coding sequence GTGGGTAAAAAAATAGCCATCAATGCCTTGTTGTTTTGGCCTGCCATTGCGCTACTCGGTGCGATGGCTTATCGTGCTTACAGTGTCGAAGGCATGTTAGGCGATTATACGCGCTGCCAAGGGTGCTTTGTCGAGTGGACACTTATCAGCGATGCCACGGTTGTAGCGGCTATTTTTACGCTGCTTTGGTTGTCTTTTTGGGCTAAACAGCGCGTGATTCGACTCAGTTTGCGAATGACTGCGCTCTTGGTGACACTCCTTTATTTAGCTGATATTGTGGCAATCAAGTTATTTAATAGTCGGTTGAATTCTTATGATATAAAAACCTATTTTGACCCGAGTACGGTTGTCGAATTTTTACACCTTGACACAAGGCTGTTGCTATTACTCTGTTTGATTATGGTGACGAGTGCCATCGTCCTAATATTATGGCAGCATTCGCATCGTGGATTGAAATACCTGACTGGCTTGCTAGCGATGATTAGTTGGGGCGCTTCGGCCATTCCGATCAAAGAAAGCTATGTGCACGATGTGTATTATCGCAATTTTATTTCTGTGAACTTAGATCACGGTAGCTCAAAATCGTACTCTACAGACTATATTGCTGCCTTAGATAGAAAATATCCAAACTCAGGCTGCACCAGCTGTGAGTTTTCCGATGCGACTCATCGCCCAAACGTGATTGTGTTGGTCGTTGAATCCTTGTCGATGTATCATAGCCAGCTATTTTCTGGTATCAATGACTGGACGCCGAATATTGATGCGATTGCGAAAGAAAACCGATACTTTACGAATTTTCATGCCAATACCTTTCGCAGTTCGCATGGGTTAATTGCGTTAGCCTCTGGGTACCCGACGATGGTGCCAATTAAACCGTTTCTTCAGCAAAAACCAGTCGAAGGCTACCGAAATATTGATTATACGCTACCAAAATTCTTATCTGCTGTAGGCTATGAAACGGCATTTTTAAAGGCAGGCGTGTTGTCATCGTCAGACAGTGATTTATTTGCCCAGAGCATGGGGTTTGATGTGATTGAAGGCTCGGAATACCCAGGCTACCAAGGGGCGGATAGGTATCAGTTTGATTCGGTGGAAGACTTGGTTTTTTATCGACGGGTTGTCGACTATGCGCAAACGGCACAAGCGCCTTACTTTGTCATGGCGGTGACGGTCACTAGCCACCTACCGTTTGTTGTGCCGAAAACACGAGAACTCGACCAAGAGAAAACAATGCGCTACGTTGATACGGCAGTCAAAACGCTATACGATGATTTGGTGAAAAATAATTTTTTTGAGGATGGTGTGCTGATTATCACGGCGGATCATCGTGCAATGACACCAATTTCTGCCGCAGAAATTGACCAGTTTGGTCTGGGTGCAGCGTCTCTAGTGCCGCTGATTGTTGTTGGTGGTGATTTTAGCTCAGGAGCGCAGACAGCATTGGTTCAGCAAAATGATTTGTTGAATAGCCTAGTGTCATGGCTAAGCCCAGATTGTGAGAAGCCTCATATGGGCAGCTTTCTACGTGAGCAACCGAAATCCGCGCAGTGCGTTTATCATAGCCGAGGCGACCGTCGTGATGCAATTAATGTGTTCTGTGGCCAAGAGTCAGGGGCGATAAAATTTGCGGGTGACGATACCCGTCTGGTTTCAGGGAGATTAACAGACGAGAGTGACATCATTGATTATGTGAATTTTCGACGGATTCAGTTGACGCGCCGCGCACAGGCCGAGGCATCAAGCGCTGAGGTATCAAACGTCGAGGCATCAAGCAAGGTAACAAGGCAAGCCACATTTGCCAATGAGATTTGTTTTTAG
- a CDS encoding PilT/PilU family type 4a pilus ATPase → MDIQQAEAILDKLALLMNDKNGSDLIITSDNHPGIKLNGKVQYVEGIKPNAEAVDMMVRAKLSDAMYRQFNEDLEINFMIDYPGRAQFRTNVFKQKDTVGMVLRRIPIEIPTIESLNLPDYLKDLASLKRGLVLFTGGTGVGKSTSLASMIGYRNRNFSDHIITVEDPIEFVHQSKKSIVCQREIGIDTHSYARAMKSALRQAPDVLLVGEIRDMEVMEQAMTFAETGHLVFATLHATSAKLTLERIINLFPFERREKLLHDLSESLNAVVCQRLMHHASGSGRVAALEIMTNTPHIQMLISEGKLSAIEEAMDRASMREGVINFDNYILDLLKAEKVTAEEALLYVDSANNFKQKLREHGMNHLIDDAANSASTQSWSLEKSAEEIREEARRQEEAEKAQEGDALGGMGTFVRE, encoded by the coding sequence ATGGATATACAACAAGCAGAAGCCATATTAGACAAACTGGCTTTACTGATGAATGACAAAAACGGGTCGGATTTAATCATTACCTCAGACAACCACCCAGGGATTAAATTAAACGGTAAAGTGCAATATGTAGAGGGCATAAAGCCCAACGCCGAAGCAGTAGACATGATGGTTCGCGCTAAACTGTCGGATGCCATGTATCGCCAATTCAATGAGGATTTAGAAATTAACTTTATGATTGATTATCCAGGGCGTGCGCAGTTTAGAACGAATGTATTTAAGCAAAAAGACACGGTTGGCATGGTGTTGCGTCGTATTCCTATCGAGATTCCTACAATCGAATCGCTTAACCTGCCAGATTATTTAAAAGACTTGGCTAGCCTGAAGCGAGGCTTGGTCTTATTTACAGGCGGGACAGGCGTGGGTAAATCCACCTCGTTGGCCTCGATGATTGGTTATCGTAACCGTAATTTTTCAGATCATATTATTACCGTAGAAGACCCGATTGAATTTGTCCACCAAAGCAAAAAGTCGATTGTCTGTCAGCGTGAAATTGGTATTGATACCCACAGCTATGCACGAGCAATGAAAAGCGCACTGCGTCAAGCGCCAGATGTTTTGTTGGTCGGTGAAATTCGAGATATGGAAGTCATGGAACAAGCGATGACATTTGCCGAAACGGGGCATTTGGTCTTTGCGACGCTCCATGCCACCAGTGCGAAGCTCACTTTGGAACGCATTATTAACTTATTTCCTTTTGAACGCCGTGAAAAATTATTGCATGATTTGTCAGAATCGCTAAATGCCGTCGTTTGTCAGCGATTAATGCACCATGCGTCGGGTTCGGGTCGAGTGGCGGCGCTGGAGATCATGACTAATACGCCGCATATTCAAATGCTTATTTCTGAGGGCAAGCTAAGCGCTATCGAAGAAGCGATGGATAGAGCCAGTATGCGTGAAGGGGTGATTAATTTTGATAACTACATTTTAGATTTGCTCAAAGCAGAGAAAGTAACAGCAGAGGAAGCCCTGCTTTATGTCGATTCAGCGAATAATTTCAAGCAAAAACTGCGTGAACATGGCATGAATCATCTCATTGATGACGCGGCAAACAGTGCGTCAACACAGAGCTGGAGCTTAGAGAAGAGTGCCGAAGAAATCCGCGAAGAAGCGCGCCGACAAGAAGAAGCCGAAAAAGCCCAAGAGGGAGACGCGTTAGGCGGTATGGGGACATTTGTTCGTGAATAA